ATCCGCCAGGGCGACGGCACGCCCTGGACGCCGCAAGCCGCGATGGACGCCCATGCGGCCGACAAGGCCGCCATGATGGCCGCGCTCGCCCGGCCGCATCCGGGCCCGACCGTCGCGGTCACCCACCACCCGCCGATCGCGGAGGCCGCCGACCGGTTTCGCGATGCCCCCGGCGTGCCCTGGTGGGTGCCGGCCTTCTACGCCACCACGCTGCTCGCCGACCTGGCCGATGCCGACCGGCCGGCCCTCTGGGTCTCCGGCCACTTCCACGCCGCCCACGACCTCGCGCTTCACGGCACGCGCTGCCTCGCCAACCCCGTCGAAGGCCGCACCTTCGCGCCTGAGCGCGTGGTGGAGGTTCCGGCCTGAGACCGGGGTCCGGATTGGACTTTTGGGACGGGTTGGAGTCGCGCCGCCGCGCTCCATCATGACCGGTCTCGGTGAAGGAGGCGGGTCATGAACGGCTTTCTGGCGGTGGTGCTGATCTGCGCCCAGGCGATCCCGGTGCAGGATTGCGAGGAGGCGAACGCCACCGACGTGTTCAAGACCCGGGTCGCGAGCGAGATCGGCTGCGCCACCGGCTGGCAGGAGATCATCGCCCGCTCGCAGGTCCGCGACGGCATCGGGCAGACCGCCTACCTGAAGACGCAGTGCCGGCGGGTGAAGACGGGCGGCTGAGTTGCGCCGGATCGCCCTTACGCCAATGGGACTCAGCATTTCGTCGTATAGATCAATGGTTGCAGGCAGGGCGAGACTGCCACCATCCATGATTTTACCGTTACGTTGCTATGCCATCCAGCCTAGAGCGCGGGAGGGACCTCTGCGTCGTTAGATGACCGTCAACGGGTACGCTATCATCTTGCGCTTCAGAGGTCGTCAGCGCCATCGGGCACGACCCGGATTTGGTGCCAGGAAGCGTGCGATGACGGACGGACGGACTGCGTGCATCGTCGGCTTCCTGTCCTTCCTGCTGGCGGCGGGCACGATCCACCTCACGAGCGACGGCCGCGACATCGCCACCGTGTGGCCGGCCAACGCCGTCGTCCTCGCCGCCCTGCTCGACCGCCGCCCCGCGGCGTGGGCGGGCCCGCTCGGCGCCGGCTACCTGGCCGGCGTGGCGGCGAACGCGGTGACGCGCGGCTTCGGTGCGGGCCCGCTGCTCTTCGGCGCGTGCAACCTCCTCGAGGTCTACGTCGCGGCGAGCCTGCTCCGGCCCGCGCTCGAGGGTAGGCGCAAGGATCAGGCCAAGGATCAGGCAAGCTCGGGCGACGACCTCCTGGCGGCGCCCGCCGTCGTCGGCCGCTTCATCGTGGTCTGCGGCCTGGTCGCCCCGGTGCTCAGCGGGCTCGGGGGCGCGGCCATCGCCCGGCTGCTGTTCGGGCAGGACCTGAGGGCGGCGTTCGTCACCTGGGTCCTGAGCGACGGGCTCGGCCTCCTGATCTTCACCCCGTTCTTCTTCGCCCTCCTGCGCGGCGACTACCGGCGGTGCTTCGCGAGCAAGGACTGGCGGGAGCGCGCGGAGGCGGTCGGGCTCCAGGCCCTGACCGCGGCCGCCGCCTACGGGGTGTTCTTCGTCGCCGCGCGGCCGCTGCTGTTCGCGCTGTTCGGCCCCGTGATGCTGGTGACGTTCCGGGTCGGGCGGCTCGGCACCAAGGCCGCCGTCACGGTCGTCGCGGTGATCGGCACGATCGCGACCCTGCGCGGCCAGGGGCCGATCGCCACCATCACGCCGGATTCCCACGAGCAGGCCGCCCTGTTCCAGGGCTTCCTCGCCATCCTCCTGCTCACCTGCCTGCCGGTGGCGGCGGCGCTCGCCGCCCGGGGCGCGCGCTTCGCCTCCCTGTCGCGGCGCGCCGAGGCCCTGCGGGTGCGGGAGGCCGAGCTCGCCCGCCTCGCCGCCACCGACCCCCTGACCGGGACCCTCAACCGCGCAGGCTTCC
This sequence is a window from Methylobacterium sp. SyP6R. Protein-coding genes within it:
- a CDS encoding GGDEF domain-containing protein, with protein sequence MTDGRTACIVGFLSFLLAAGTIHLTSDGRDIATVWPANAVVLAALLDRRPAAWAGPLGAGYLAGVAANAVTRGFGAGPLLFGACNLLEVYVAASLLRPALEGRRKDQAKDQASSGDDLLAAPAVVGRFIVVCGLVAPVLSGLGGAAIARLLFGQDLRAAFVTWVLSDGLGLLIFTPFFFALLRGDYRRCFASKDWRERAEAVGLQALTAAAAYGVFFVAARPLLFALFGPVMLVTFRVGRLGTKAAVTVVAVIGTIATLRGQGPIATITPDSHEQAALFQGFLAILLLTCLPVAAALAARGARFASLSRRAEALRVREAELARLAATDPLTGTLNRAGFRDAAEAAMRDGSRAPSGLIALDLDVFKEVNDRHGHGAGDRALVHLVSVLRASLRESDTIGRVGGDEFLVLLPGTDLDQAGLVAARLREALRRAPLTLDDGTTLLLSMSCGTALHAPGLRFEDVVHAADMALYRAKRTGRPTSARTA